A window of Punica granatum isolate Tunisia-2019 chromosome 8, ASM765513v2, whole genome shotgun sequence genomic DNA:
GGAAACAAATTTTGGATGAATTGTAAGATCTCTACTGGCTTGGCTTTATCTTGGTAGGCCTTCGAGTCCGTCGATAACCCTTCACAAACATCCTTCAACGCTATGAGGTCTCCCGTGTTTAGTTCATTGTATGATAATGATAACAAGTCTAATGCCGACTACATTGTAAGGTACTAAGGTTCACCACGCAAAGCATCGAGGCTTCCCGAATCCGACTTTATTTTCAGGTgacgccaaaaaaaaaaatcaaaacccAGCAAATCGGAAAATTCCCTGACCAAGAGTTCTGTGAGCCCAAAATGCAAGCCATGCCGCATCTATCCGGCTGTTTCAAGGAACCTCTTCTCTTCAAACACAACTTGCCCCGACCTGCTTCACAACCTGCTGAGATTTCCTCAAAAACTCTGAAAATTGATCACCGATTATCCCATTAGTCAGGAAACATTTTCCAAGAGCCATCCCGAATACAACAGCCAACAGAATTGAATTGAGGAGCAGGAAAACTGCGAACCTCAGTATGAAACATCCTGAATTGTTATCTCAGCGTGGTTTCTGCTACGCTTTCAATCCACACACAGCTGCTGCTGCAGTTTTGCTACCACCCAATCATCCAACCTGACATTACCGTGAGACCTTCTCCACATGTGCAATTATGAAGCTCTTTGCCACCGACATGGTGGAATAAAAAAAGCACCGAAGAAGCCGAGGCAACACATAGGAGAACCATTACATCCTCCAATAGCAAGTCTTTCCCCAATCATATTGCAGAGAGCAAGAAGGGACACCACCATAATGCCACCTTAGATACCTAAccaaaaccaagaaaaatCCAACAGTGCCGAACTGCCTTAGTGCTGTATCCACTCTCATGGCCGAGTTCAGCATGATGAGAGAGCGACCACCCTTTGCAAGCTTATTTGTACCCTTTAGCCCAGACGGGCACATCGTATATGAGAATTCcgaggacaaatgagatgaccATTGTGGAGATTGCATAAGCGTAAGCTCGCCAAGGGTGGTTGCTCTCTCTCATTGCATTGAACTCGGCCATGAACGTGGATACAGTACTAAGACAACCCATTAACCCAAATTGGATTCCCGTTGTGATTGTGTCACAATTCTTCGAATTCACCTGTGATGGAAAGTATTCAAGGTTATTATTCTATATTAAAtggttttcaaaaaaaataaataattaataatatatattatgactAGCTTGCACATAAAACTAGCAGAGCATTGAGATTGCATTCACCCTGACTCATGAAcataatacaaaataaataaagaataacGAGATTCGATCAAGATGAACTAGTTAACTAAAAGCTTTTAGAGCAAACCAGTCAAAAAAGGGCTTCATTGGATTAACTGGGCATTTAATATACCCACCCAATTCAGAAAGGTAATAGAAACAGTAATATTTTAGTTAACGAAAATGGGGCCAGTTCAATGAGTTCAATTGCAAATCTGGTTTTTCCAAGAGCTGGCCGACAAGCAATCACCATTCGAATGTTAttccaagaagaagaaacccTTCATCCCACGGGCCACAGACCCAACCTTACTTCACCGAAAGTTTTAATATcaataaaaagagaaatgaCTCCTTTACAAGGCCAACAATGAGTTTGCACGTGTCAAGTAAGCTACACAATACGCTTCCCATTTTGTCTAATAATTGGcctattatattttattcacGACATTAGAGTTGAAAGATGAGAAAGAGGATGTGTTCTAGCAATAACTCGAGTCACTTTAATCTTACCGCTTTCTTTGTTGTGGCAAGTGCCGCCATAACACAACACGCAGAAACATTAGCAATAAGGGTCCCGAAGGGGACCCACTTCAAGGATCCTGCCTTCCCAAGACCACGCCCGTTAAGTCGAGCCAAGAACCACCTTATCCAAACGCCCAGAGGTCCAACAATACAAGCCAGCCACAGTTGAGGTTCGCTTCCGCCATCATCATACTCCTCCTTCAGCAAAGTCCCACTCACAGCCCATAACAAGCCCAGCAGCAAAAGCATCATTAGAATTGATGCCAGGTGCCGCTTATATGTGTCTACCCTCCACCTGTTTCTGGTCTTGGAATTGTCTCCAGACTCTGTCTTGGGCCTCCTGGTAAGCCACCTGAACCCTTTTGCCGTCTCAACTCCAAAAATGATAGAATAGGCCGAAAGAAACAAGCCTGCCCAGAATCATATGGAGAAGTCTTATTATACAAGTCTGTGAAGCTAgagaataacaaaaaaactAGCATGTATATTTGAAGAAGTGATTGGGAAGGGAGGATGTGGCAGAGTATAAGACAGAATCCGAGAAAGGTGACAAGGAGATTTATTCAGTTGATCAAGTCCAACTGTAAACAATTAAAGACTGGTTCCTTCTGACCTAAGGCACAAAAGCAGGGTTataagaccaaagatattggAATAGGCCAGATTGCATAAATGTATTTACtcaaaaataacaataaactAAAAGGTCTGAATATTCCTTATTTCTACTACTGTGACTAAAGTATGTCTTCCCGAAATCATTGGCTGGTTCTTCACCAGGAAAACACTAGAATAATACCTGAAGAGTTGCACCGGGAAAATTTCAAatgtttaaaataaattttcgtAATTGGTACATCACACACAAAAGGCATATAGAGTATTTAGATAAATATCAggagatgagatgagataTGTACAAATTATTGCTCCCAACAATTCTTGATTACCCGAAATACGCTCAAGACTAAATTCTCTGTTTTGTTTCTTGTCTCTCTCTACAAGTGCTCCCTCCTATCTTTCTCCCTCAAACTCTCTTAATAGGAAAAGATGAAAGGTGATGCTGCTCTGATATATATCTTTGTATCAGTAGTATGGCTTCTTACCTAGCATAAAGCCCAGAAATGAAAGGTGCCACTTGCCATCAATGCTAAGATCAAGCATTTTCTGGTTCCAACCACTGAAAGTCGTCAGGCTTCCCAAATATCCAGTTGAAAGTCCAATGGCGAGATAATCTGAAAATCTAGAAATATCTCCTTTGAATACAACGCCAAACCATCCCATCAGAAATGAACCAACCTAAGATATGTGTCGGTCAATGAGCATGTCAACCAATTAAATTTCTAGCGTCAAAACAAAAAATGctcaaaaaagaatataaacatgatttggaaaaaataaaaaacagtGGGgttggggagagagagagagagagagaggagcagaCCATATTTGATGGTAGATCAAGGTATAGAACAGTTCCATCACTCGTCAGGTAAGCAATTCTGGGGCCAAACAGCTTTTGAAGTAAATACCTAGTCAAGACCTGCAAAGGTGACAAATGCATCATAGGTTAGCCTCATCTGTTGAAGTATGAGTAAGACCCACTCCctgcttttaaagaaaattgacGTGGCAATCCATGGGAACGCTTTTGAAGTCAGCCACAAAACAAAGAAGTTGCAAGGCCAGATAGTAATGCTTGGTTTGGAAAAAAGAGGGAGCTTCCACAAAAAGTTATTCAACAGTAGTACAGAAAAATGATTGATCAGATAAATAGTCCTGATATTGGATAGCTGACAGAAAAGTGAAATACCCCGAGAATTCCAAAAACTGCAAGATGAATGAGAGACGATGCATATTCCATCCACAAGGGTAGTGGTTTCTGATCATCCTGGACCCAAGACAAAAAAAGGGAAGATGATTATCAAGTTTGAATCTTTGCATCCAATCTGAACTTCATTTTATCCATCATCACTATTCAATCAAACTCTCAAAAACATTGGAAAAAGGATTTCAGACTTTCAGTTGCTCACTTGTATTTCATCGGGTTTTTGAAACAGTGCATCGGTGGGCAGAGGAGATTGATTTTCCTCTGGAAGCCGTGATGTTGTGGAGGCAGCATTTAGTGACTCGGGATCGTGAGACCTGAGCTCTTGTCTGAAAGTGTCCTCCCCTATGGGGAAAACTGAACCATTCTCTGGCAGATTATTATCCAACCGGAGACTGCCACTCAGACTGTTCCGCCTACTATGAAGAGCCCGATCCCCTATATCTCCGGCCTCTGAAACATTCTCACTTTCGATGTCATCATCAGCATGTGTTAATATACGACCCGACTGACTAAATGATCGCCTCCTCACTGAAGATCCAATACTGCTTGTCCGGCCAAATGACATGCTTCTTCTGTCTTCAATACCATTACTGTTAGGATCCATTGACTGAAGCCGAAAAATAAAGCTCCGGACAGCTATCTCAGAGATCTAGAATCAGCTGCAAAGACATACATGTGAGAATCAGGCCATctaaataatttcaattataataaGAAAGGTTCTGATTATAATATCTATCATTTGTATTccttaaagttaaaaattcttAGAAGCTCTAGATCCCTCCATCCTTCAAGACATAATATACACATAAATACCAAACATTGGGATCGAATGAAAGAAATGCCACAGACCGAATTCACATGAGAGAAGCTCCATCCTTCAAGAATATAAGAAGTGGATCATCTCACCATAAAGAGTAGGGGAGTTAAAATAGagcaaattaattatattatgtaGCTACAATTTTCAGCATTATCCTCATTTGCTTCGACTCTACCACCACTCTGTATATCAGAATCAATACTTTTTATCCTAACTGGCTTAAAAGGTTAAGGTGACTGAAGGTGCCCAATTAAACATATCAAGCATCTGCAAGTTGTAGATCATGTTCCAACAGGAACCATGTCTAATGGCTGGAACGACTCCAAATTGTGGTTCTAGGGAGGCTGGGTAGCCCAGATGCAGACTAGATTAATTTGCACATTATGCAAACGTATAACAACAGACATAATCGGCCGGCAATCACCAATATTGATAACTATAACCTATTCCCTTAATATTTGATATCCTCTTTAGTGACATTTTACCCAGCGAGAAGGCAAACTTAAAATGcaaataaatcacaaattgcctaaaatgaataataatgaAGTCGCATctgattattttttatgatacGTACTGTCTTGACTTCTCAAAAGTTCACGACCACAACCATAAAAGGCCAAAACAAGGATGAAGAAAACTTGACATGTTAATAAGATTATGTATGATATAATTATTTGTCAGCTACAGAGAGCTCCCCGGGGAAGAAAGTCTTTGATAAGAGATAAATATCAACTGTTTAACGAGAATCTAGAACAGTGCTCTACACATAAAATATGGCATAAATCAGGCAACCCCAAATGATTCATGTGTGTCCTTTTCAAAGGGAAAGCCAGCCAGAACATTTGTGGGGGTTATTTGATTCGATTTGAATTCTGACCACAGCGACGAGAACTATCAAGTTCAGCCAATGTACCAAGTAAGCCGTCCCTGTGCAAGAAAAGAGACCACCCTCTCGTAACCTCACACGTCTAGGATGTGGAccaaagagaaaagaacaaaacagCCCAACAactttttgatttttcttttgtcttttAGGACGTCCCTTTTTATTGCAATTATTATTGTGAAGCATAAGAAGTAATTCTACCCAACAAATAATCACAACCATTAATCCAGAGTCTACTACATATCAATAGCAGCCAAGAGAGATAGGGTGGGGAGACATCATCGCTGACTATAGAAGTATTATAGTATTCTTGATGGAAATGAAAATACAAGTACAACAGGACATGTTATCAAGCAACCTGCTCTGACTAATAACACAAGGTGGCCATAGTTTAATGGGAAAATATATGTGTTAAACACCCACCTAATCTCTGACCTCACCAGTTCATTTGATAATCAATATCGCCTGGCGATTTCGTTTAACACTAACAAAACAACTGATGCGTACATGAAAACCAAAGTGAGATTCCCTTCTTGCCCCCCGCCcagccccccccccccccccccccccccccccccccccccccacccctTCTAGGTCAAAGGAGGTATTAAACAAAGATTAATTAACTCTGCCCAAGGAAAGATTGCACGAGAGTCAAAGGATGCAGGGATTTGAGAATTGCTTTGTTGGGTTTCATACACAATCTCAGAAAAGCTGATGAAGCTGAACAAAGTCCCAAAAAGAAAGTTCATATAAAGTTCCAAAAAAGCTAACTTTATGCGATCTTTCCATATATATTAGCCGAATCGGATGCAACAGTGCTATCAAGCTCAACGTTGTACAATATAGAACTCTTCAATCGCCAATTGATGTAGTCCCCGATAATGAACTTTTGATTTGAACATAGTtctggggagagagagagagagagagagagagagtaccCTGAAAATGCGAAGAAACCGCGGACAAAGGATCGGGACACGCTGTGAGCGTGGGGGAAGGAAAGCGCtggggggtgggggggtggtggtggtggtttCGTCTTTAAGCAGCGAGGGAAAAGTGGGAAGCTCGGGCAAGCCTCAACAATGGCGGACACCCGCAAAACCCAGAAAGAGACGTCACGTTCGCCGCCGTCGGATGCACGGTAGCAATGTTACAGCCGGAATACGGAAAGAGGTCGGGGGGCCGGAGGAGAAGAAGGCGTCTTGATTACGTGGGTGGGGGGGTTAGGAGGATGAAAGGGCGGCGTTGCGTTGGTGCAACTTCAACAATTCATACTAGTTGAACGTGCCTGTAATAAATGCCGCAGAAAAAGGAGGGCGGGCGCGAAGAAAAGGGTGGGAGTGGAATAACAATTAGAAAATTGCCACAGGAGTCCCTCagcttttttccttttgaccACTTCGGCCCATATACTGCTCTTCTGTAACTttgtctttttcattttctacaCGAAAATCAAGGGAATTTGTTTTTGGCAactggagttttttttttcggtcaATTTAACAGCTCAAAATCCTAAAAGTGAATCAATTTGGCATCTCGATTAATTAAGAATGAGGTTAATTTggattaaaaattaaacatgTGCCAATCTCATGAACTACGCAATGGAAGAATATTATGGACTAATATTAACCGTGCTACACGACTTGTTTAGAAATAATGTTACATTTACTTgtaaacttttaaaatttaatggcTCATAATTAACTTTGTTATTTTGCAGTGGACAATTTCAGAAATTGAAGCAATCGCATAACCCGTGCATTGCGCGGATGTCAATTTTACTGAAATATTGTCAGCTcgttttatataattttgccAAGAATCCATCCATAAATTTCATACTATGtacataataaattatatatgtacatttttctaaaaaataattattcgaatagaaaataaaaatctaaaaatcatataaattaatagCAGGAGAAAAAATGGGAGAGGAATATTCAGGAATCGAAAAGAATTAGTAGGAGATGAGTCCGAAGAAGAAAAGCGTTAACGATGACTCAATGGAAGAGGGAATAAATTTAATGAGATAGGTAATTTACGTGAAAGTTCTTCCTCGCATGAAAAAGCTCACGTGGCAGCTGGTCCTCGCACAAATAGAAGATTCTCATTAGAGTAGTCcgaattacataatatatagatagatatggaTGTTATACCTTGTTGTTTCCTGTACTACTTGATGTGTCATTTGTTATTCATGTGATTTATATAATCTAGACAAAAGGCCAGTGCTATGCACAGTTTAGATTTGTTGGTCATATTAACAAATCAGTGACTATGTTAGATCGGACATATAAGTAACATAAGATTCCATCCATGTGATGAGGATCGCGGGCATGATGatgaggctgatgcacacGAGCTTAGAAGTCGGATTCGTGAAGATAGAGCTGATGTACAAAATCTTGGAGACTTGCATTTGCCGAGTAGACCAATCGGACGAACGAAGGCAAGAAAAATtcaacaagctatggagagcttgaTGATGAACTTTTCGGGCAAAGAGGAGTCTAAATCAAATGAGCCTCCAAAGGGCTTTAATCAATTGGCTTGCCATGAGATAATTGATAGTCCAACCAAAATTGGAGTATACATATAAGGAAAGTCGAGAAGAGCTGAATTTGGAATAAAATTAATGCCAACTAATTTAGGTGGCCTGactttaatttccttttatgATTTTTAGTTTTAGGGAAACTAATATTAGTTTGTTTCTCAAGTTTAATAATTTCCCATTTCATTAGGCTTATATAAGGAGGCCGAAAAGTTGATATGTTTCATTGACACAAATTGTCCTTCTATCTCTGTTTCCTTTATTCCCATAAATTGTCCTTGTCCATCTGAATATGTTTCATTGACTTCATTTACCACATTATTTCCTTCCTTGACTTggtttgcttcgcaagtttgaTTTAGCTTGTAAATCAATATCGTAAATGTTTCgtgttgatcacgtgatttTATCATTGTGATTGAATTGCTTaagggccgtttggattcagagttaaagttactttgattttgattttgattgtggaaaaggataaatgagatgtaattataaatttgacttgggaaacgtgtgtttttgttgtgtagtgtgttgagttaaagttaaagttaaaatttttgaattgggaaatgtgtatttttgttgtgtagtgtgttgagttaaagttaaagttaaagttaaagttaaaatcaattgtCTTTGAATCCAAATGGGGCCTTAGTTTCTCAAGAACATTGAGGAGGAAATCACgagaaggaaaatgaaagaatgGGTAAGCAAGTCAAAGGATAAAAGCCTAAAAATTAAGTGAAATACGAGTGCTTGTGTGACATTGAACTaagtgtaaacacgtgagggagtATGTGAggtcccttttcttttcctaacATGTCATTTGCAAATGTCACCATGTAGCAAGAGAATGATAGAGAGGTTGATCAAAGCATGCTAATCTGGGCTATGCAACAATAATGTGAGCGCATGAATGTAGTGTTTGATGAGATTTGTGATCGGATGGAAAGACAAGACAAGTGGCTTGAAAAGTTGCTAGGACCGCCTTTGCCACATACTAGGAGACTACACCAATGACAACGTGTTCTTCTCGTTAACCAGGTAGATGCTTATGATGAAAATTCTGGTTCTTCCTCTTGGAAAtcgaagtggggttcttctTCAAAGCAATAAGAGAAAAGTAACCTTGAATCCAAAAGGAGAGAAACTCACGGCCAAGTTTCAACTCGACAACAAAGATAAGGGTCATATTGCTTCCTGTTGTCAGAATGTAATGCTTGTGCCGCTTCCACCTCGCCAGGTGGATGAGGAACAAATTCAAATCAAGAAGTTCGTTGCTATCAATTTAGAAGAAAATGAGAGCACGACTGAAatacaagaagaaaaagagtgtgAACATGAGAGAAAAGTGAGTGAAGTGAAGAGTGAAAAAGAGAGTagtgaaaaagaaaggaatgaGAGTTCAACAATGGTAAGGaaagaggaaaataaaatgagtgtctttgcaaaagagagagagatcaagGGTGCATCTAAAGACAAAAGGCCAATAATCTTGTTCTTTAACAAAGAGGCTTATTTTTTTGACTACTGACCTtgattcttctttttcctataTTTCTACATCCCTTTTGTAGGAATTCAATGATATTTTTCTCGAGAAAATGCCCCTGGGACAGCCATCAATCAAATGGGTTGAGCATCATATTGACGACCATTCATACAAGTTGGATCTTCTAGGTGAGTGCCTAGTGAGTTCTATTCTAAATGTCTATGATCATTCTCCTTTTGATGTGGGTgcagattcgaggacgaatcattttgaagagagggtaaatgatatgatccagctaaAGGACCCTGTACACAGCATGACGAAGGATCCAAGGATGATGGAGTCGGGCATGAAGGCGCAGTGATGTGCATATACTAGCTGGACTAATTAcaagagcacgagccaagTGAATTCAACAAGCCCTGCAAAGGCTGGTATTGTCCATCCTTGGAGGAGTAGTTGAGCTCTTGGGGGAGATGCATGTGGTAGAAGAAGCGACCGTTATTATCCTACAAGTCCAATTAGAATATGATCAAGTATAGAGGGCTGAATTTTGGCTATATGTTTTAAGACATAATTAGTTGTTTTGAATAAGttgggcctatttcatttttgagCTTGCTAAacttatgatttattttagcaAAGTCATAAGCTCATTTAGGTTAGTAGTTAgtatctctatatataatgGCATGTGGCCTCCCTAGAGAGATAGATCAGATTTCTTTCAACTTTATGAGAGGTTTTCTCCAAGCTATTCTTTAGCAACTTGAggatattgcaagtgtgattGATTGtgattttcattatttttaatattgatttCTAGCTCGttatagctagcgggtcaatatttcgttttataatattggtttgtgACTTTTTCTAGTCATTGGGTCAATACTACCATCCTTGAAACCCTCATTAGAGGATCccgggtttgatctcattctattgttgcTGGGTCTCACGGTAGGTTCGTTGAGGTTCGCATCACCGTGGGTAAAGTTGGTTCATAAGGAttagttttgaaaatataacCTCCTCGCATGGAATTAGTTCATTTTCACCTCATAGCGTGCTTTTTGAAATTAGTGTAGTATAACACAAATCGCCATTCAACTTTCAAATCTAGCACGACATTTAAATTCTATTAAGAGACTGACAATGGGTTGAGCAGGCCTTCAAGGTGCGCTCTCTATACACACGAGGACACGCCAcgtggaaaagaaaacattaaaaattaaaaaaaaatatatatatatatatatatatatatatttaacaaaAAGGGAGAAGGGCAGATAGGAGGAGCTTCTTCCCTATCTCGGCCACACCCCCTAAGGGGAGGTCGCCAGAgacttacatatatatatatatatatatatatatgtactagATAGATGTGAGTGCTACACACATGTTTTATTAAACTTGTTTCCTATTAATTGATGAATGCGAGCAGTATGCACAAATTTTATTAAACCTTGTTAATGCATAATTGCGAtcctttatttcattttcttaaatcGGTTATTCTTTTGTAGTAAAGATAATAAACATTGTAATAAAttaggggtttttacctaaaatggcccatgctttttttttggtcaaatttatcccatggtttactttttgcatcaaatttatcccggcgttatcttttccgtcgacatctaacggtcaTGCTggcgtggcacgtggagagatagtgcgCCACACTTGtcacgtaggcgccacgtcagtacggccgttagatgttgacggaaaagataacgctgggatagatttgatgcaaaaaataacccatgggatagatttgacaaaaaaaagcatatgatagatttgacaaaacgggcaaatcatgggtcattttaggtaaataccccaataaattatgagaatattataatgttttttttttctaaagcAACGGTAATGTTGGATTTGAGAGGGAAATAAACATAAAGGAAATGGGTAGTTTTCTTAATTTACAATTATTATCTTGATTTTATGGCTCTTATAAATTGAAACTAGTCACGTGATCCGCATGTTACGCGAGCATTtgcattttataattttaattaatatttaaaattgaatttaaaatcatTGATAgcattaaatttaaaaataatttctccaTCTATTTTTCGGTGTATTATCTATTATATAATGAATTCATCATGGTGATTGCATAGTATATTAACACAAGGGATGTCAATGAACATTCAATCATGACCTGAGGGAAAACTGATGAAAGCCTCTCATAATTATCTATTATGTAATGAATTCATCTTGGTGATCACATAGTACATTAATACAAGGAATATGAATGGACGCTCGATCTTGAGTTGAGGAAAAACTCATGAAAGCCTCTCATTGAACGAACATAGATCTCTTGTTGCAGATATGTGTAACAAGGGCATTTCGGAAAGTGAAAGTTATATCAAGAGAAtctttcttcctttataataGCACTAAAGCGTCCACCCGCACTATGTGCCAATAAATTAagcaaaattataataaaaattttcaagtagaaaaaggaaattatattaaaatgaagATAGGATGGAATAAACGAGTGAGGAAGGGAGAGGGAAAAGGGATGTGGTGTGGTGCAATTAGGGGAGAGAGGAGAAAGTTGTGGGGAATAACGAGAGCAATTG
This region includes:
- the LOC116189131 gene encoding uncharacterized protein LOC116189131; this encodes MDPNSNGIEDRRSMSFGRTSSIGSSVRRRSFSQSGRILTHADDDIESENVSEAGDIGDRALHSRRNSLSGSLRLDNNLPENGSVFPIGEDTFRQELRSHDPESLNAASTTSRLPEENQSPLPTDALFQKPDEIQDDQKPLPLWMEYASSLIHLAVFGILGVLTRYLLQKLFGPRIAYLTSDGTVLYLDLPSNMVGSFLMGWFGVVFKGDISRFSDYLAIGLSTGYLGSLTTFSGWNQKMLDLSIDGKWHLSFLGFMLGLFLSAYSIIFGVETAKGFRWLTRRPKTESGDNSKTRNRWRVDTYKRHLASILMMLLLLGLLWAVSGTLLKEEYDDGGSEPQLWLACIVGPLGVWIRWFLARLNGRGLGKAGSLKWVPFGTLIANVSACCVMAALATTKKAVNSKNCDTITTGIQFGLMGCLSTVSTFMAEFNAMRESNHPWRAYAYAISTMVISFVLGILIYDVPVWAKGYK